In a single window of the Coffea eugenioides isolate CCC68of chromosome 3, Ceug_1.0, whole genome shotgun sequence genome:
- the LOC113767134 gene encoding UV radiation resistance-associated gene protein isoform X2 → MDSKKKMLNSVAEGEKEKDKEVKIDEGNAKLIEWEDYQQELARFCSLTSALNEAKQKKLVLQQKLQSLIQVEAESLNRSNELDEMREKLESRKLVMGNMSMHSKVAEEKVKKQEEQLSSEIRSLLLAGTALSVASKQLQEANGYLAGERGYLHLKTLQKSLRVRQQYMVSQVSLLYPVKFVIGHPHEQELESFTSSIKSGLHLTVIPFTKMSFFTDKKEVQQSSTALGYIAHAVLLIASYLQVPLRYPLRLGGSRSYIRDYAPSIEPVSSDETSNSLVLTNAKPVEFPLFLEGQDSTRAAYAVFLLNKLLEWLQKSPVYKHVYAFLFLWEMHAIQKCYAFPQLFPPLLNNSCKLDFIFLFQSYIIKRNDLM, encoded by the exons ATGGATTCGAAGAAGAAGATGCTGAATTCAGTAGCCGAaggggagaaagaaaaagataaagaagTGAAAATTGATGAGGGAAATGCGAAATTAATTGAATGGGAAGATTACCAGCAAGAATTAGCGCGATTCTGTAGCCTTACCTCTGCTCTCAACGAAGCTAAGCAGAAAAAACTTGTACTTCAACAGAAGCTTCAGTCCCTCATACAG GTAGAAGCTGAGTCattaaatcggtcaaatgagcTTGATGAGATGCGTGAAAAATTGGAATCTCGAAAATTGGTGATGGGAAACATGTCAATGCATTCAAAAGTTGCGGAAGAGAAAGTTAAAAAGCAAGAAGAACAACTGAGTAGTGAGATTAGATCCCTGTTACTAGCTGGAACAGCTCTTTCTGTGGCTAGCAAGCAGCTGCAA GAAGCTAATGGATACCTTGCTGGAGAGAGAGGTTATCTTCATCTCAAAACCTTGCAAAAATCATTAAGAGTGAGACAGCAATATATGGTATCGCAAGTTTCTTTGCTGTACCCTGTGAAGTTTGTAATTGGGCATCCACATGAACAAGAACTGGAATCATTTACCAGCAGTATTAAATCTG GTCTCCATCTCACTGTGATTCCTTTTACAAAGATGAGTTTTTTCACTGATAAAAAGGAAGTTCAACAATCTTCGACGGCCCTCGGATACATAGCACAT GCTGTCTTACTTATTGCTTCATATTTGCAAGTTCCTTTGCGTTATCCTTTGCGTTTGGGAGGTTCTCGGTCATATATTCGTGACTATGCACCTTCCATTGAGCCAGTGTCATCTGATGAAACTTCAAATTCATTAGTTTTGACAAATGCAAAGCCTGTAGAGTTTCCTCTCTTTTTAGAAGGGCAAGACTCAACAAGAGCAGCTTATGCAGTATTCTTACTCAATAAG CTACTGGAATGGCTTCAAAAATCACCAGTTTACAAGCATGTTTATGCATTCCTGTTTTTATGGGAAATGCATGCAATCCAGAAATGTTATGCATTTCCTCAACTGTTTCCTCCCCTTCTCAATAACAGCTGCAAGTTAGATTTTATTTTCCTGTTTCAGAGTTATATCATTAAGCGGAATGATTTGATGTAG
- the LOC113767134 gene encoding UV radiation resistance-associated gene protein isoform X1: MDSKKKMLNSVAEGEKEKDKEVKIDEGNAKLIEWEDYQQELARFCSLTSALNEAKQKKLVLQQKLQSLIQVEAESLNRSNELDEMREKLESRKLVMGNMSMHSKVAEEKVKKQEEQLSSEIRSLLLAGTALSVASKQLQEANGYLAGERGYLHLKTLQKSLRVRQQYMVSQVSLLYPVKFVIGHPHEQELESFTSSIKSGVTAGSKPLDQGSLTISGLHLTVIPFTKMSFFTDKKEVQQSSTALGYIAHAVLLIASYLQVPLRYPLRLGGSRSYIRDYAPSIEPVSSDETSNSLVLTNAKPVEFPLFLEGQDSTRAAYAVFLLNKLLEWLQKSPVYKHVYAFLFLWEMHAIQKCYAFPQLFPPLLNNSCKLDFIFLFQSYIIKRNDLM, encoded by the exons ATGGATTCGAAGAAGAAGATGCTGAATTCAGTAGCCGAaggggagaaagaaaaagataaagaagTGAAAATTGATGAGGGAAATGCGAAATTAATTGAATGGGAAGATTACCAGCAAGAATTAGCGCGATTCTGTAGCCTTACCTCTGCTCTCAACGAAGCTAAGCAGAAAAAACTTGTACTTCAACAGAAGCTTCAGTCCCTCATACAG GTAGAAGCTGAGTCattaaatcggtcaaatgagcTTGATGAGATGCGTGAAAAATTGGAATCTCGAAAATTGGTGATGGGAAACATGTCAATGCATTCAAAAGTTGCGGAAGAGAAAGTTAAAAAGCAAGAAGAACAACTGAGTAGTGAGATTAGATCCCTGTTACTAGCTGGAACAGCTCTTTCTGTGGCTAGCAAGCAGCTGCAA GAAGCTAATGGATACCTTGCTGGAGAGAGAGGTTATCTTCATCTCAAAACCTTGCAAAAATCATTAAGAGTGAGACAGCAATATATGGTATCGCAAGTTTCTTTGCTGTACCCTGTGAAGTTTGTAATTGGGCATCCACATGAACAAGAACTGGAATCATTTACCAGCAGTATTAAATCTG GTGTTACTGCTGGATCTAAACCTCTTGATCAAGGGTCCTTGACTATTTCAGGTCTCCATCTCACTGTGATTCCTTTTACAAAGATGAGTTTTTTCACTGATAAAAAGGAAGTTCAACAATCTTCGACGGCCCTCGGATACATAGCACAT GCTGTCTTACTTATTGCTTCATATTTGCAAGTTCCTTTGCGTTATCCTTTGCGTTTGGGAGGTTCTCGGTCATATATTCGTGACTATGCACCTTCCATTGAGCCAGTGTCATCTGATGAAACTTCAAATTCATTAGTTTTGACAAATGCAAAGCCTGTAGAGTTTCCTCTCTTTTTAGAAGGGCAAGACTCAACAAGAGCAGCTTATGCAGTATTCTTACTCAATAAG CTACTGGAATGGCTTCAAAAATCACCAGTTTACAAGCATGTTTATGCATTCCTGTTTTTATGGGAAATGCATGCAATCCAGAAATGTTATGCATTTCCTCAACTGTTTCCTCCCCTTCTCAATAACAGCTGCAAGTTAGATTTTATTTTCCTGTTTCAGAGTTATATCATTAAGCGGAATGATTTGATGTAG
- the LOC113767134 gene encoding UV radiation resistance-associated gene protein isoform X3, with the protein MDSKKKMLNSVAEGEKEKDKEVKIDEGNAKLIEWEDYQQELARFCSLTSALNEAKQKKLVLQQKLQSLIQVEAESLNRSNELDEMREKLESRKLVMGNMSMHSKVAEEKVKKQEEQLSSEIRSLLLAGTALSVASKQLQEANGYLAGERGYLHLKTLQKSLRVRQQYMVSQVSLLYPVKFVIGHPHEQELESFTSSIKSGVTAGSKPLDQGSLTISGLHLTVIPFTKMSFFTDKKEVQQSSTALGYIAHAVLLIASYLQVPLRYPLRLGGSRSYIRDYAPSIEPVSSDETSNSLVLTNAKPVEFPLFLEGQDSTRAAYAVFLLNKDLEQLLNYIGVKSLGPRHVLANLKELLKTILSPEYIDT; encoded by the exons ATGGATTCGAAGAAGAAGATGCTGAATTCAGTAGCCGAaggggagaaagaaaaagataaagaagTGAAAATTGATGAGGGAAATGCGAAATTAATTGAATGGGAAGATTACCAGCAAGAATTAGCGCGATTCTGTAGCCTTACCTCTGCTCTCAACGAAGCTAAGCAGAAAAAACTTGTACTTCAACAGAAGCTTCAGTCCCTCATACAG GTAGAAGCTGAGTCattaaatcggtcaaatgagcTTGATGAGATGCGTGAAAAATTGGAATCTCGAAAATTGGTGATGGGAAACATGTCAATGCATTCAAAAGTTGCGGAAGAGAAAGTTAAAAAGCAAGAAGAACAACTGAGTAGTGAGATTAGATCCCTGTTACTAGCTGGAACAGCTCTTTCTGTGGCTAGCAAGCAGCTGCAA GAAGCTAATGGATACCTTGCTGGAGAGAGAGGTTATCTTCATCTCAAAACCTTGCAAAAATCATTAAGAGTGAGACAGCAATATATGGTATCGCAAGTTTCTTTGCTGTACCCTGTGAAGTTTGTAATTGGGCATCCACATGAACAAGAACTGGAATCATTTACCAGCAGTATTAAATCTG GTGTTACTGCTGGATCTAAACCTCTTGATCAAGGGTCCTTGACTATTTCAGGTCTCCATCTCACTGTGATTCCTTTTACAAAGATGAGTTTTTTCACTGATAAAAAGGAAGTTCAACAATCTTCGACGGCCCTCGGATACATAGCACAT GCTGTCTTACTTATTGCTTCATATTTGCAAGTTCCTTTGCGTTATCCTTTGCGTTTGGGAGGTTCTCGGTCATATATTCGTGACTATGCACCTTCCATTGAGCCAGTGTCATCTGATGAAACTTCAAATTCATTAGTTTTGACAAATGCAAAGCCTGTAGAGTTTCCTCTCTTTTTAGAAGGGCAAGACTCAACAAGAGCAGCTTATGCAGTATTCTTACTCAATAAG GACTTAGAGCAACTTTTGAATTATATTGGCGTCAAGAGTTTAGGGCCACGCCATGTTTTGGCCAATCTGAAAGAGCTTCTGAAAACCATTCTTTCTCCAGAGTATATAGACACATGA
- the LOC113765107 gene encoding vicilin-like seed storage protein At2g18540: MAGVSLQCGDCGTLLKSVEEAQEHAELTKHTNFSESTEPVLNLVCTSCGKPCRSKTESNLHTKRTGHAEFVDKTSEATAPISLEAPKVSDDVAMGEAGDSSSSGQQEEMVVPEVDQKLLEELEAMGFPKGRATRALHYSGNASLEAAVNWVVEHENDPDIDEMPLVPASAKKSEASKPSLTPEEIKKKQQELRERARKKKEEEEKIKEREREKERIRVGRELLEAKRIEEENERKRLLLLRKAEKEEERKALEKVRQKMEEDKAERRRKLGLPPEDPSTTVKRSAPVVEEKKSSLPVRPATKAEQMRECLRSLKQNHKDDDAKVKTAFNTLLTFAKNVATNPNEEKFRKIRLTNAAFQDRVGKLKGGIEFLELCGFEKLDGGEFLFLPREKVDIAVLNTAGSELNSAINNPFFGVL, encoded by the exons ATGGCAGGCGTATCGCTGCAGTGTGGCGACTGTGGGACGCTATTGAAATCAGTAGAAGAAGCTCAAGAGCACGCCGAACTCACCAAACACACCAATTTCTCCGAATCCACAGAGCCGGTTCTCAACCTCGTCTGCACCTCCTGCGGCAAACCCTGCCGCTCCAAAACT GAGAGCAATTTGCACACAAAGAGGACAGGACATGCAGAGTTTGTGGATAAGACATCAGAGGCAACAGCACCAATAAGTTTGGAGGCTCCAAAAGTCAGTGATGATGTAGCAATGGGGGAGGCAGGTGACAGCAGTAGTAGTGGTCAGCAAGAAG agATGGTGGTTCCTGAAGTTGACCAAAAGTTGCTTGAAGAACTTGAAGCAATGGGGTTTCCTAAAGGAAGGGCTACTCGAGCACTCCATTATTCTG GAAATGCTAGTCTTGAAGCTGCGGTAAATTGGGTAGTTGAACATGAGAATGATCCGGATATTGATGAAATGCCATTG GTGCCTGCCAGCGCCAAGAAATCCGAGGCTTCAAAACCTTCTCTTACTCCGGAAGAGATAAAGAAAAAGCAGCAGGAGCTGAG GGAAAGGGCTCGTaagaagaaagaagaggaagagaaaataaaggaaagagaaagagaaaag GAAAGAATACGAGTGGGTAGAGAATTGCTTGAAGCAAAGAGAATtgaggaagaaaatgaaagaaaacg TTTGCTTCTATTGCGGAAAGCGgagaaagaggaagaaagaaaagctttgGAAAAGGTTCGTCAGAAAATGGAGGAAGACAAG GCAGAAAGAAGACGGAAACTTGGTTTGCCTCCAGAGGATCCTAGTACGACTGTAAAACGTTCTGCACCTGTTGTGGAGGAAAAGAAG AGCTCATTACCAGTGAGACCAGCTACAAAAGCAGAGCAAATGAGAGAATGCCTGCGGTCCCTCAAACAAAATCACAAG GATGATGATGCGAAAGTGAAGACTGCTTTTAATACACTTTTAACGTTTGCAAAGAATGTGGCAACTAATCCGAATGAGGagaaatttcgaaaaattcgACTTACCAATGCTGCCTTTCAG GACAGAGTCGGAAAACTCAAAGGAGGCATTGAATTTCTGGAGCTTTGTGGATTTGAGAAACTCGACGGTGGTGAGTTCTTGTTTCTTCCTCGAGAAAAGGTGGATATCGCCGTGCTTAATACAGCTGGAAGCGAGTTGAACAGTGCAATTAATAATCCATTTTTTGGGGTTCTTTAA